The following coding sequences are from one Collimonas arenae window:
- the rnk gene encoding nucleoside diphosphate kinase regulator: MDIKPPITISSFDLERIEQLLESAAYRNLPGLDALQEELHRATVVDPEQIPPGVITMNSAVRFVDDTTHTEYGLTLAYPSPSNPPDAVSILAPVGSALLGLSVGQSISWQGPGGRPLQLRILEVTYQPEANGEFHL; this comes from the coding sequence ATGGATATCAAGCCGCCAATCACCATCTCCAGCTTTGACCTTGAACGGATTGAACAATTGCTGGAATCGGCCGCCTATCGCAACCTGCCGGGCCTTGATGCCCTGCAAGAGGAATTGCACCGCGCTACGGTGGTCGATCCGGAACAAATCCCGCCAGGCGTGATTACGATGAATTCCGCAGTACGCTTCGTCGACGACACGACCCACACCGAATACGGCCTGACGCTGGCTTACCCAAGCCCGTCAAACCCGCCCGATGCCGTGTCGATCCTGGCGCCGGTCGGCAGCGCCTTGCTGGGCCTGTCGGTAGGTCAGTCGATTTCCTGGCAAGGGCCGGGCGGCCGTCCCTTGCAACTGCGGATACTGGAAGTCACCTACCAGCCGGAAGCCAACGGCGAATTCCACCTTTAA